The Nicotiana tabacum cultivar K326 chromosome 14, ASM71507v2, whole genome shotgun sequence genome contains a region encoding:
- the LOC107823355 gene encoding uncharacterized protein LOC107823355 isoform X4, whose amino-acid sequence MTVDDESSIYVGGLPYSATEETLRRVFDVYGAVVDIKIINDRKVGGKCYGFVTFTNPRSATHAINEMDGRTIDGRVVRVNEVTTRGGRSDFGRESIQHSERGVRGGDTDRDWERGYDHDDNRRRNGHREHSRDRDHKRERGYDRNRDRGRSRDYQVNRDRVADDERRLEDVEQEDERIRESSWERERDQPIKMQKTNSNHKSRDREKDQMPKLLPRSNLDDHASRELSAESSENDQHQMERQTEISGRKLEELKKKASLMEELVNEKQNLVSKLQERSKVMISCRVFLKLEDSLTAAQKLTSQRQMQLSKALVHSTMMEVEIG is encoded by the exons ATGACAGTTGACGACGAGAGCTCGATATATGTGGGAGGGCTTCCGTACAGCGCCACCGAAGAAACTCTCCGTCGAGTCTTCGATGTTTACGGTGCTGTTGTAGACATTAAG ATAATCAATGACCGTAAGGTTGGGGGGAAATGTTATGGCTTTGTCACCTTCACTAATCCTCGGTCAGCCACGCATGCCATCAATGAAATGGATGGGAGG ACTATTGATGGGCGAGTTGTAAGAGTAAATGAAGTGACTACAAGAGGTGGCAGATCAGATTTTGGTCGAGAAAGTATTCAGCATTCTGAGAGAGGGGTGAGAGGTGGTGATACGGATCGAGACTGGGAAAGAGGCTATGATCATGATGATAACAGACGTAGGAATGGGCATAGAGAGCATTCTCGAGACCGCGATCACAAGAGGGAGAGAGGATATGACCGAAATCGTGATCGTGGTCGATCACGAGATTATCAAGTCAATAGAGATCGGGTTGCCGATGATGAAAGACGTTTGGAGGATGTTGAGCAGGAAGATGAAAGGATTCGAGAAAGTAGCTGGGAAAGAGAGAGGGACCAGCCTATAAAGATGCAGAAAACCAACAGTAACCATAAAAgcagagatagagagaaggatcAAATGCCTAAGCTACTGCCTAG GTCTAATTTAGACGACCATGCTAGTAGAGAGCTGTCAGCTGAGTCAAGTGAGAATGATCAGCACCAG ATGGAAAGGCAAACAGAAATTTCAGGTCGGAAacttgaagaacttaagaaaaaG GCATCTTTGATGGAGGAATTGGTCAACGAGAAGCAAAATTTGGTGTCTAAGTTACAGGAAAGATCCAAGGTTATGATAAGTTGCAGGGTTTTCCTA AAACTGGAGGATTCATTGACAGCTGCACAGAAGCTTACATCACAGAGACAGATGCAATTATCAAAG GCTCTGGTCCACTCCACGATGATGGAGGTAGAAATTggttga
- the LOC107823355 gene encoding uncharacterized protein LOC107823355 isoform X6, whose translation MTVDDESSIYVGGLPYSATEETLRRVFDVYGAVVDIKIINDRKVGGKCYGFVTFTNPRSATHAINEMDGRTIDGRVVRVNEVTTRGGRSDFGRESIQHSERGVRGGDTDRDWERGYDHDDNRRRNGHREHSRDRDHKRERGYDRNRDRGRSRDYQVNRDRVADDERRLEDVEQEDERIRESSWERERDQPIKMQKTNSNHKSRDREKDQMPKLLPRSNLDDHASRELSAESSENDQHQMERQTEISGRKLEELKKKKLEDSLTAAQKLTSQRQMQLSKLYKHYAQVRECGERLKISEQELQALVHSTMMEVEIG comes from the exons ATGACAGTTGACGACGAGAGCTCGATATATGTGGGAGGGCTTCCGTACAGCGCCACCGAAGAAACTCTCCGTCGAGTCTTCGATGTTTACGGTGCTGTTGTAGACATTAAG ATAATCAATGACCGTAAGGTTGGGGGGAAATGTTATGGCTTTGTCACCTTCACTAATCCTCGGTCAGCCACGCATGCCATCAATGAAATGGATGGGAGG ACTATTGATGGGCGAGTTGTAAGAGTAAATGAAGTGACTACAAGAGGTGGCAGATCAGATTTTGGTCGAGAAAGTATTCAGCATTCTGAGAGAGGGGTGAGAGGTGGTGATACGGATCGAGACTGGGAAAGAGGCTATGATCATGATGATAACAGACGTAGGAATGGGCATAGAGAGCATTCTCGAGACCGCGATCACAAGAGGGAGAGAGGATATGACCGAAATCGTGATCGTGGTCGATCACGAGATTATCAAGTCAATAGAGATCGGGTTGCCGATGATGAAAGACGTTTGGAGGATGTTGAGCAGGAAGATGAAAGGATTCGAGAAAGTAGCTGGGAAAGAGAGAGGGACCAGCCTATAAAGATGCAGAAAACCAACAGTAACCATAAAAgcagagatagagagaaggatcAAATGCCTAAGCTACTGCCTAG GTCTAATTTAGACGACCATGCTAGTAGAGAGCTGTCAGCTGAGTCAAGTGAGAATGATCAGCACCAG ATGGAAAGGCAAACAGAAATTTCAGGTCGGAAacttgaagaacttaagaaaaaG AAACTGGAGGATTCATTGACAGCTGCACAGAAGCTTACATCACAGAGACAGATGCAATTATCAAAG TTGTATAAACATTATGCACAAGTAAGAGAGTGTGGTGAAAGGCTTAAAATCTCAGAACAGGAACTACAG GCTCTGGTCCACTCCACGATGATGGAGGTAGAAATTggttga
- the LOC107823355 gene encoding uncharacterized protein LOC107823355 isoform X7, producing the protein MTVDDESSIYVGGLPYSATEETLRRVFDVYGAVVDIKIINDRKVGGKCYGFVTFTNPRSATHAINEMDGRTIDGRVVRVNEVTTRGGRSDFGRESIQHSERGVRGGDTDRDWERGYDHDDNRRRNGHREHSRDRDHKRERGYDRNRDRGRSRDYQVNRDRVADDERRLEDVEQEDERIRESSWERERDQPIKMQKTNSNHKSRDREKDQMPKLLPRSNLDDHASRELSAESSENDQHQMERQTEISGRKLEELKKKKLEDSLTAAQKLTSQRQMQLSKALVHSTMMEVEIG; encoded by the exons ATGACAGTTGACGACGAGAGCTCGATATATGTGGGAGGGCTTCCGTACAGCGCCACCGAAGAAACTCTCCGTCGAGTCTTCGATGTTTACGGTGCTGTTGTAGACATTAAG ATAATCAATGACCGTAAGGTTGGGGGGAAATGTTATGGCTTTGTCACCTTCACTAATCCTCGGTCAGCCACGCATGCCATCAATGAAATGGATGGGAGG ACTATTGATGGGCGAGTTGTAAGAGTAAATGAAGTGACTACAAGAGGTGGCAGATCAGATTTTGGTCGAGAAAGTATTCAGCATTCTGAGAGAGGGGTGAGAGGTGGTGATACGGATCGAGACTGGGAAAGAGGCTATGATCATGATGATAACAGACGTAGGAATGGGCATAGAGAGCATTCTCGAGACCGCGATCACAAGAGGGAGAGAGGATATGACCGAAATCGTGATCGTGGTCGATCACGAGATTATCAAGTCAATAGAGATCGGGTTGCCGATGATGAAAGACGTTTGGAGGATGTTGAGCAGGAAGATGAAAGGATTCGAGAAAGTAGCTGGGAAAGAGAGAGGGACCAGCCTATAAAGATGCAGAAAACCAACAGTAACCATAAAAgcagagatagagagaaggatcAAATGCCTAAGCTACTGCCTAG GTCTAATTTAGACGACCATGCTAGTAGAGAGCTGTCAGCTGAGTCAAGTGAGAATGATCAGCACCAG ATGGAAAGGCAAACAGAAATTTCAGGTCGGAAacttgaagaacttaagaaaaaG AAACTGGAGGATTCATTGACAGCTGCACAGAAGCTTACATCACAGAGACAGATGCAATTATCAAAG GCTCTGGTCCACTCCACGATGATGGAGGTAGAAATTggttga
- the LOC107823355 gene encoding uncharacterized protein LOC107823355 isoform X2: MTVDDESSIYVGGLPYSATEETLRRVFDVYGAVVDIKIINDRKVGGKCYGFVTFTNPRSATHAINEMDGRTIDGRVVRVNEVTTRGGRSDFGRESIQHSERGVRGGDTDRDWERGYDHDDNRRRNGHREHSRDRDHKRERGYDRNRDRGRSRDYQVNRDRVADDERRLEDVEQEDERIRESSWERERDQPIKMQKTNSNHKSRDREKDQMPKLLPRSNLDDHASRELSAESSENDQHQMERQTEISGRKLEELKKKASLMEELVNEKQNLVSKLQERSKVMISCRVFLKLEDSLTAAQKLTSQRQMQLSKLYKHYAQVRECGERLKISEQELQ; this comes from the exons ATGACAGTTGACGACGAGAGCTCGATATATGTGGGAGGGCTTCCGTACAGCGCCACCGAAGAAACTCTCCGTCGAGTCTTCGATGTTTACGGTGCTGTTGTAGACATTAAG ATAATCAATGACCGTAAGGTTGGGGGGAAATGTTATGGCTTTGTCACCTTCACTAATCCTCGGTCAGCCACGCATGCCATCAATGAAATGGATGGGAGG ACTATTGATGGGCGAGTTGTAAGAGTAAATGAAGTGACTACAAGAGGTGGCAGATCAGATTTTGGTCGAGAAAGTATTCAGCATTCTGAGAGAGGGGTGAGAGGTGGTGATACGGATCGAGACTGGGAAAGAGGCTATGATCATGATGATAACAGACGTAGGAATGGGCATAGAGAGCATTCTCGAGACCGCGATCACAAGAGGGAGAGAGGATATGACCGAAATCGTGATCGTGGTCGATCACGAGATTATCAAGTCAATAGAGATCGGGTTGCCGATGATGAAAGACGTTTGGAGGATGTTGAGCAGGAAGATGAAAGGATTCGAGAAAGTAGCTGGGAAAGAGAGAGGGACCAGCCTATAAAGATGCAGAAAACCAACAGTAACCATAAAAgcagagatagagagaaggatcAAATGCCTAAGCTACTGCCTAG GTCTAATTTAGACGACCATGCTAGTAGAGAGCTGTCAGCTGAGTCAAGTGAGAATGATCAGCACCAG ATGGAAAGGCAAACAGAAATTTCAGGTCGGAAacttgaagaacttaagaaaaaG GCATCTTTGATGGAGGAATTGGTCAACGAGAAGCAAAATTTGGTGTCTAAGTTACAGGAAAGATCCAAGGTTATGATAAGTTGCAGGGTTTTCCTA AAACTGGAGGATTCATTGACAGCTGCACAGAAGCTTACATCACAGAGACAGATGCAATTATCAAAG TTGTATAAACATTATGCACAAGTAAGAGAGTGTGGTGAAAGGCTTAAAATCTCAGAACAGGAACTACAG TGA
- the LOC107823355 gene encoding uncharacterized protein LOC107823355 isoform X8, translating to MTVDDESSIYVGGLPYSATEETLRRVFDVYGAVVDIKIINDRKVGGKCYGFVTFTNPRSATHAINEMDGRTIDGRVVRVNEVTTRGGRSDFGRESIQHSERGVRGGDTDRDWERGYDHDDNRRRNGHREHSRDRDHKRERGYDRNRDRGRSRDYQVNRDRVADDERRLEDVEQEDERIRESSWERERDQPIKMQKTNSNHKSRDREKDQMPKLLPRSNLDDHASRELSAESSENDQHQMERQTEISGRKLEELKKKASLMEELVNEKQNLVSKLQERSKVMISCRVFLKLEDSLTAAQKLTSQRQMQLSKLYKHYAQVRECGERLKISEQELQALVHSTMMEVEIG from the exons ATGACAGTTGACGACGAGAGCTCGATATATGTGGGAGGGCTTCCGTACAGCGCCACCGAAGAAACTCTCCGTCGAGTCTTCGATGTTTACGGTGCTGTTGTAGACATTAAG ATAATCAATGACCGTAAGGTTGGGGGGAAATGTTATGGCTTTGTCACCTTCACTAATCCTCGGTCAGCCACGCATGCCATCAATGAAATGGATGGGAGG ACTATTGATGGGCGAGTTGTAAGAGTAAATGAAGTGACTACAAGAGGTGGCAGATCAGATTTTGGTCGAGAAAGTATTCAGCATTCTGAGAGAGGGGTGAGAGGTGGTGATACGGATCGAGACTGGGAAAGAGGCTATGATCATGATGATAACAGACGTAGGAATGGGCATAGAGAGCATTCTCGAGACCGCGATCACAAGAGGGAGAGAGGATATGACCGAAATCGTGATCGTGGTCGATCACGAGATTATCAAGTCAATAGAGATCGGGTTGCCGATGATGAAAGACGTTTGGAGGATGTTGAGCAGGAAGATGAAAGGATTCGAGAAAGTAGCTGGGAAAGAGAGAGGGACCAGCCTATAAAGATGCAGAAAACCAACAGTAACCATAAAAgcagagatagagagaaggatcAAATGCCTAAGCTACTGCCTAG GTCTAATTTAGACGACCATGCTAGTAGAGAGCTGTCAGCTGAGTCAAGTGAGAATGATCAGCACCAG ATGGAAAGGCAAACAGAAATTTCAGGTCGGAAacttgaagaacttaagaaaaaG GCATCTTTGATGGAGGAATTGGTCAACGAGAAGCAAAATTTGGTGTCTAAGTTACAGGAAAGATCCAAGGTTATGATAAGTTGCAGGGTTTTCCTA AAACTGGAGGATTCATTGACAGCTGCACAGAAGCTTACATCACAGAGACAGATGCAATTATCAAAG TTGTATAAACATTATGCACAAGTAAGAGAGTGTGGTGAAAGGCTTAAAATCTCAGAACAGGAACTACAG GCTCTGGTCCACTCCACGATGATGGAGGTAGAAATTggttga
- the LOC107823355 gene encoding uncharacterized protein LOC107823355 isoform X3 has protein sequence MTVDDESSIYVGGLPYSATEETLRRVFDVYGAVVDIKIINDRKVGGKCYGFVTFTNPRSATHAINEMDGRTIDGRVVRVNEVTTRGGRSDFGRESIQHSERGVRGGDTDRDWERGYDHDDNRRRNGHREHSRDRDHKRERGYDRNRDRGRSRDYQVNRDRVADDERRLEDVEQEDERIRESSWERERDQPIKMQKTNSNHKSRDREKDQMPKLLPRSNLDDHASRELSAESSENDQHQMERQTEISGRKLEELKKKASLMEELVNEKQNLVSKLQERSKKLEDSLTAAQKLTSQRQMQLSKLYKHYAQVRECGERLKISEQELQ, from the exons ATGACAGTTGACGACGAGAGCTCGATATATGTGGGAGGGCTTCCGTACAGCGCCACCGAAGAAACTCTCCGTCGAGTCTTCGATGTTTACGGTGCTGTTGTAGACATTAAG ATAATCAATGACCGTAAGGTTGGGGGGAAATGTTATGGCTTTGTCACCTTCACTAATCCTCGGTCAGCCACGCATGCCATCAATGAAATGGATGGGAGG ACTATTGATGGGCGAGTTGTAAGAGTAAATGAAGTGACTACAAGAGGTGGCAGATCAGATTTTGGTCGAGAAAGTATTCAGCATTCTGAGAGAGGGGTGAGAGGTGGTGATACGGATCGAGACTGGGAAAGAGGCTATGATCATGATGATAACAGACGTAGGAATGGGCATAGAGAGCATTCTCGAGACCGCGATCACAAGAGGGAGAGAGGATATGACCGAAATCGTGATCGTGGTCGATCACGAGATTATCAAGTCAATAGAGATCGGGTTGCCGATGATGAAAGACGTTTGGAGGATGTTGAGCAGGAAGATGAAAGGATTCGAGAAAGTAGCTGGGAAAGAGAGAGGGACCAGCCTATAAAGATGCAGAAAACCAACAGTAACCATAAAAgcagagatagagagaaggatcAAATGCCTAAGCTACTGCCTAG GTCTAATTTAGACGACCATGCTAGTAGAGAGCTGTCAGCTGAGTCAAGTGAGAATGATCAGCACCAG ATGGAAAGGCAAACAGAAATTTCAGGTCGGAAacttgaagaacttaagaaaaaG GCATCTTTGATGGAGGAATTGGTCAACGAGAAGCAAAATTTGGTGTCTAAGTTACAGGAAAGATCCAAG AAACTGGAGGATTCATTGACAGCTGCACAGAAGCTTACATCACAGAGACAGATGCAATTATCAAAG TTGTATAAACATTATGCACAAGTAAGAGAGTGTGGTGAAAGGCTTAAAATCTCAGAACAGGAACTACAG TGA
- the LOC107823355 gene encoding uncharacterized protein LOC107823355 isoform X1, which translates to MTVDDESSIYVGGLPYSATEETLRRVFDVYGAVVDIKIINDRKVGGKCYGFVTFTNPRSATHAINEMDGRTIDGRVVRVNEVTTRGGRSDFGRESIQHSERGVRGGDTDRDWERGYDHDDNRRRNGHREHSRDRDHKRERGYDRNRDRGRSRDYQVNRDRVADDERRLEDVEQEDERIRESSWERERDQPIKMQKTNSNHKSRDREKDQMPKLLPRSNLDDHASRELSAESSENDQHQMERQTEISGRKLEELKKKASLMEELVNEKQNLVSKLQERSKKLEDSLTAAQKLTSQRQMQLSKLYKHYAQVRECGERLKISEQELQALVHSTMMEVEIG; encoded by the exons ATGACAGTTGACGACGAGAGCTCGATATATGTGGGAGGGCTTCCGTACAGCGCCACCGAAGAAACTCTCCGTCGAGTCTTCGATGTTTACGGTGCTGTTGTAGACATTAAG ATAATCAATGACCGTAAGGTTGGGGGGAAATGTTATGGCTTTGTCACCTTCACTAATCCTCGGTCAGCCACGCATGCCATCAATGAAATGGATGGGAGG ACTATTGATGGGCGAGTTGTAAGAGTAAATGAAGTGACTACAAGAGGTGGCAGATCAGATTTTGGTCGAGAAAGTATTCAGCATTCTGAGAGAGGGGTGAGAGGTGGTGATACGGATCGAGACTGGGAAAGAGGCTATGATCATGATGATAACAGACGTAGGAATGGGCATAGAGAGCATTCTCGAGACCGCGATCACAAGAGGGAGAGAGGATATGACCGAAATCGTGATCGTGGTCGATCACGAGATTATCAAGTCAATAGAGATCGGGTTGCCGATGATGAAAGACGTTTGGAGGATGTTGAGCAGGAAGATGAAAGGATTCGAGAAAGTAGCTGGGAAAGAGAGAGGGACCAGCCTATAAAGATGCAGAAAACCAACAGTAACCATAAAAgcagagatagagagaaggatcAAATGCCTAAGCTACTGCCTAG GTCTAATTTAGACGACCATGCTAGTAGAGAGCTGTCAGCTGAGTCAAGTGAGAATGATCAGCACCAG ATGGAAAGGCAAACAGAAATTTCAGGTCGGAAacttgaagaacttaagaaaaaG GCATCTTTGATGGAGGAATTGGTCAACGAGAAGCAAAATTTGGTGTCTAAGTTACAGGAAAGATCCAAG AAACTGGAGGATTCATTGACAGCTGCACAGAAGCTTACATCACAGAGACAGATGCAATTATCAAAG TTGTATAAACATTATGCACAAGTAAGAGAGTGTGGTGAAAGGCTTAAAATCTCAGAACAGGAACTACAG GCTCTGGTCCACTCCACGATGATGGAGGTAGAAATTggttga
- the LOC107823355 gene encoding uncharacterized protein LOC107823355 isoform X5, producing MTVDDESSIYVGGLPYSATEETLRRVFDVYGAVVDIKIINDRKVGGKCYGFVTFTNPRSATHAINEMDGRTIDGRVVRVNEVTTRGGRSDFGRESIQHSERGVRGGDTDRDWERGYDHDDNRRRNGHREHSRDRDHKRERGYDRNRDRGRSRDYQVNRDRVADDERRLEDVEQEDERIRESSWERERDQPIKMQKTNSNHKSRDREKDQMPKLLPRSNLDDHASRELSAESSENDQHQMERQTEISGRKLEELKKKASLMEELVNEKQNLVSKLQERSKKLEDSLTAAQKLTSQRQMQLSKALVHSTMMEVEIG from the exons ATGACAGTTGACGACGAGAGCTCGATATATGTGGGAGGGCTTCCGTACAGCGCCACCGAAGAAACTCTCCGTCGAGTCTTCGATGTTTACGGTGCTGTTGTAGACATTAAG ATAATCAATGACCGTAAGGTTGGGGGGAAATGTTATGGCTTTGTCACCTTCACTAATCCTCGGTCAGCCACGCATGCCATCAATGAAATGGATGGGAGG ACTATTGATGGGCGAGTTGTAAGAGTAAATGAAGTGACTACAAGAGGTGGCAGATCAGATTTTGGTCGAGAAAGTATTCAGCATTCTGAGAGAGGGGTGAGAGGTGGTGATACGGATCGAGACTGGGAAAGAGGCTATGATCATGATGATAACAGACGTAGGAATGGGCATAGAGAGCATTCTCGAGACCGCGATCACAAGAGGGAGAGAGGATATGACCGAAATCGTGATCGTGGTCGATCACGAGATTATCAAGTCAATAGAGATCGGGTTGCCGATGATGAAAGACGTTTGGAGGATGTTGAGCAGGAAGATGAAAGGATTCGAGAAAGTAGCTGGGAAAGAGAGAGGGACCAGCCTATAAAGATGCAGAAAACCAACAGTAACCATAAAAgcagagatagagagaaggatcAAATGCCTAAGCTACTGCCTAG GTCTAATTTAGACGACCATGCTAGTAGAGAGCTGTCAGCTGAGTCAAGTGAGAATGATCAGCACCAG ATGGAAAGGCAAACAGAAATTTCAGGTCGGAAacttgaagaacttaagaaaaaG GCATCTTTGATGGAGGAATTGGTCAACGAGAAGCAAAATTTGGTGTCTAAGTTACAGGAAAGATCCAAG AAACTGGAGGATTCATTGACAGCTGCACAGAAGCTTACATCACAGAGACAGATGCAATTATCAAAG GCTCTGGTCCACTCCACGATGATGGAGGTAGAAATTggttga